Part of the Dehalogenimonas sp. THU2 genome, CTGCTGGCCTGCTACGACCATACCCTCCTGAACGACGTGCCGCCGTTCGATAAGATCAACCCCTCGGCGGAGAATATCGCCAGAACAATTTACGAAGAACTCAAGCCAAACATCGAGGGCGCAACGCTTGATTCGGTGACCGTCTGGGAATCGCCGGAAAGCTTTGCCGAATACCGGCCTGGTTAATCGGCGAGTTTAAATAACGGGTAGGCCGCATCCCCGGCGGAGTATTTGTCCCCCCCGAAAACCGCGTGTGCGGTGGTCACGTTTTTACCGATGACGCTCATATCCAGCTTGTCCGGACAGGCGGTATCGATGCGCCCGATGAGGTGCGGTCCTTCTTCCAGGGCCACCAGCGCCAGAGCATACGGCAGTTCCTGATCGCGGCCTTCCGCCGCCACGAAGAGGGTGGTGAAACTGGCGATCTTGCCCCGGCCGGAAAGCTCGACAGGCTCAAGATCGGTGGATCCGCAATGAGCGCAGGCGCCCCGCGGCGGGCACAAAGTCTCCTGGCAGCGGCCGCATTTCAGGCCCATCAACCGGTTTTCCCGCAGCGCCGCGTCGTACTCTTTGAAAGACAGCTTTATCGTCATCACCAGCCTCGCTTCAAAATCAGGCTAACCATGGTACCGCCGTCGCCGCCCAGGGTATCGGTCATGCCGATGGCGGCGTCCGG contains:
- a CDS encoding Zn-ribbon domain-containing OB-fold protein, encoding MTIKLSFKEYDAALRENRLMGLKCGRCQETLCPPRGACAHCGSTDLEPVELSGRGKIASFTTLFVAAEGRDQELPYALALVALEEGPHLIGRIDTACPDKLDMSVIGKNVTTAHAVFGGDKYSAGDAAYPLFKLAD
- the queD gene encoding 6-carboxytetrahydropterin synthase QueD codes for the protein MYYVSVESHFDAAHFLRGYAGKCENLHGHRYKVAVKLSATDLNEVGLAYDFTDLKAVLKPLLACYDHTLLNDVPPFDKINPSAENIARTIYEELKPNIEGATLDSVTVWESPESFAEYRPG